The stretch of DNA TCGGTATAAACATCCTCACTGAGCGGGTTGATTTCTCCTTTGATGTTGACAGGAGCGTATTGGTCAACTTTTCCTTTGATGTCAACGGTTGCATGTGTGAGTTGTTCCGAACTCAATTCTGTGATGGTTCCGTTGAGTTCATGAATTCCGGTTGCAAAATTTGGAGTGAGCGAGAGGTCGGTAAAATTCATTGAGCCGTCGGCAATTGTTATTCCTCCGATTTTTGTTTTCATCTGATTCTTGGGCTTGCTCGTATCGTGCATTGCACTATCGCTTCCCATCGCCATTATGTAATGGAAGTTTGTCTTTCGGCTTGAATCAATAATTGCCCGGAGATATGGTCTTGTCAAAATGATTTCATCAATGGTGAATGAATTTGTATTACTCTGAAAGTCAATGCTGTTCAATTCAAGCCGGCTCCATCGGAGAAAATCTTCCTGAAGTTTCTGGTCAGTCGCTCTGAACGAATCAACTGCTACAGAGCCACGAAATGTTTTATCTGCGTCGCTTCCTTTCTCTTTGTAAGTGAAGTTTCCATCAAGCGAAAGGCTTCCCGATTCGATAGTAAGGTGTGCAAACTTATCTACAAATAATTGAAACGGTTGCAGGCCAACGTTGGAAAAATTCAATTCAAAGTCGGAGGAAATCGGTAACGGAATCATCGTCCCTTTCACTCTGATTGTTCCCGCCTTATTTATTCCGGTGGCAATAGTCAACTTCGATGGTTCATTCGAATCCATGTGAAAATTTTCCATTGTCAGTTGGAGCGGTGAGAGTAAAATTGTTGTTGCGGGAGTTGTGTTTTGGTCAAACACAAAACAGGTAGAGTTGCGCAACTCGGTTTTGTCTAAACGAAAATCCCACACAGAACTCTCTTGCTGTGATTTGTCGGGAATTGGTTTGAGTACCGTTTTGATGCTGAAGTTGTTTTCCGAATCCCGCCGGGTGAACAGCAATGCAGAATCTGCAATAATGCTACCGATACGGACGCTTTGCTTTTGAAAATCAAATTCAAATCCGCTCAGTCCGACATTGGGAACCGAGGCAATACTATCTCGCGTATCCTTTTCGATGATTGTCAACGCGCTTGCAATTGCTTCGCTCTTGTTGATGCGAAATTCCGGTTTCTCGTTCTCGAAAGAAAAATCGTAGTTGCCCTTTATCGCGAGTACTCCGTCGGTAATTTCAAAAAGAAAGCGATGTTGCATGAACTCCCATATCCGACGCGCCTTTACACCGGACAAGTTGAACGAACCGGAGGAACGGGGCGGAACAGTTGTCACCGTTCCTTTCCATGAAAGATGTTCTCCCTGTTCGGTTTGCGCATCGAATGAATACAATCCGTTTTCCTGCGGGCGCGTGGTAAAATCAGTCAAAGAAAAACTCAACGAATCAAACCGAGCGGAGAACGGAGTCGGGCGTGTCTGGTCTTCAAACACTGTACTGCCGCGACGAATGCTGAATTTCTCGATGACAAGTGGAGTTGATTCTTTCTGTTCAGGTTGCGCCGGTT from Ignavibacteriota bacterium encodes:
- a CDS encoding DUF748 domain-containing protein; the protein is MKLFTSKRVKILLITFAILTSLFAIVGFFVLPGYIKPKLIDTVSNYTGRQVHVRELRINPFALSLTLTDFGLADKQSNKFLGAHELYVNIELKSFFTGTYTFSEISIDSPYVLFKIFPDSTTTFTNLTPAEPAQPEQKESTPLVIEKFSIRRGSTVFEDQTRPTPFSARFDSLSFSLTDFTTRPQENGLYSFDAQTEQGEHLSWKGTVTTVPPRSSGSFNLSGVKARRIWEFMQHRFLFEITDGVLAIKGNYDFSFENEKPEFRINKSEAIASALTIIEKDTRDSIASVPNVGLSGFEFDFQKQSVRIGSIIADSALLFTRRDSENNFSIKTVLKPIPDKSQQESSVWDFRLDKTELRNSTCFVFDQNTTPATTILLSPLQLTMENFHMDSNEPSKLTIATGINKAGTIRVKGTMIPLPISSDFELNFSNVGLQPFQLFVDKFAHLTIESGSLSLDGNFTYKEKGSDADKTFRGSVAVDSFRATDQKLQEDFLRWSRLELNSIDFQSNTNSFTIDEIILTRPYLRAIIDSSRKTNFHYIMAMGSDSAMHDTSKPKNQMKTKIGGITIADGSMNFTDLSLTPNFATGIHELNGTITELSSEQLTHATVDIKGKVDQYAPVNIKGEINPLSEDVYTDIIMQFQNIELTTFTPYSGKFAGYKIDKGKLSLDLRYKLNKNYLQGENRVVVDQLTLGEEVEGPDVTGMPVKLAIALLKDRHGVIDLDLPVEGNLNDPEFSIFPIIIKVLVNTVTKAVMAPFAFIGSLFGGGEDLSYVQFQPGSDSLEAEQVSKLSTVAKALSERPELRLDIRGLYSDSLDKKAMVIRALQRQLRTNKDVTGKERLSETEQLRVLELYRTTFGISADSLIPKKDAVGNELQPQERQQKLAESALHRLLASVQISNEELRALAIKRSTEIKNRLVAFGNVTESNIFLLDAQSDAEIVDGKIQITLALDAK